The DNA window cacccaggctggagtacagtggcacgatctcagctcactgcaacctccgcctcccaggttcaagcgattctcgtgcctcagtgtcccaaagtagctgggattacaggtgtgtgccaccattccctgctaatttttgtatttttattagagaccgggttttaccatgttggccaggctggtctcaaactgctgatctcaagtgatctgcctgcttcagcctcccaaagtgctgggattacgggcataagccactgtgaccagccccTGTATTTGATTCTTAATGCAGACAGATCaccttttgtttattaaaaacatttttttatgcCAAGAAGATATAAACACAAGCAAAAAGAGATATTTTTCTTTAGCTAAAGGAGTCGCAAAAGCAATCCACACCACCTTCTATAATCAGTGGAAAGAGAGTAGAATATTCCAAGCCTTTATAAAGTTTAGGCTACCATATTAGAATATAAAAGCTGTATGTAAGTccgatttttattcatttaatagtgCTTCAGGTGAATTTAAGGGTACTGTTAGGTGGATCCTTTTGTAAAAATGAATATGTACCCTTTATCAGTTATCTGCATGAAaactttggattttcttttttttcctgagacggagtcttcccctgtcacccaggctggagtgcattggcgtgatctcagctcactgcaacctccatctcccagattcaagcgattctcctgcctcagcctcctgagtagctgggattgcaggtgcctgccaccatgcctggctaatttttgcatttttggtaaagatgggggtttcaccatgttggccaggctggtctcgaactcctaacctcaggcgatcctcccgtctcagcctcccaaagtgctaggattacaggcgtgagccacggcgcccagcctggattttttttaaaattttagattcatGAGGCATATGTGCTTGTTTGTTATTATACATGGATATATtatgtgatgctgaagtttgggcttctaatgatcccATCACCAAAGTAGCAAACGTAGtacccaggattttttttttcctagttagtCTTCATGTTAAGTACAATCTTACCTCAAAATTGTTAATgtctgtggtttaaaaaaaaacatgaatcaGAAATGGTGTGGGTAGTTTAGAAAATGAGTTAGGTTCAGGTGGCCGGTTAGCTCAGTTGGTCAGAAAATGAGTTAGGTTCATCTGGGAAGACTTCCTGGGAGAAAAGACCCTGGGTTCTGAGGTAAAGTGGAGTAGGGATAAGATGTGCAAGGCAGGAAGGGAGTTGATTCCTTAGGTAAGTGAATTATTGGAGGTGAGGGGTATGTCTGGCTCCTGAGTCAGCCACGATGTGCCTCCTTGTCTTCCCCCTTGTCCCCAGGAGTCCAGATTACATCCTACCCTGCAGTCCTGGATGGCGCCTCCGACTTGCAGCTTCCTTCCTGCTTTCCGTCTTCCCGCTGCTAGACCTTCTTCCAGTTGCTTTGCCACCAGGGGCAGGCCCAGGACCCATAGGGCTAGAGGTGTTGGCAGGGTGCGTGGCAGCTGTGGCCTGGATCAGCCACAGCCTGGCCCTGTGGGTGTTGGCACATTCCCCTCATGGCCACTCCCGGGGTCCCTTGGCCTTGGCCCTGGTAGCCTTGCTGCCAGCTCCAGCCCTAGTGCTGACCGTGTTGTGGCATTGCCAGCGAGGCACACTTCTGCCCCCACTTCTCCCAGGGCCCATGGCCCGCCTATGCTTGCTCATCCTGCAGCTGGCTGCACTCTTGGCCTATGCACTGGGATGGGCAGCTCCTGGGGGACCACGAGAACCCTGGGCTCAGGAGCCCCTCCTGCCCGAGGATCAAGAACCTGAGGTGGCTGAAGATGGGGAGAGTTGGCTGTCACGCTTTTCCTATGCCTGGCTGGCACCCTTGCTGGCCCGTGGGGCCTGTGGAGAGCTCCGGCAGCCTCAGGACATTTGCCGCCTCCCCCACAGACTGCAGCCAACCTACCTGGCTCGTGTCTTCCAGGCACACTGGCAGGAGGGGGCACGGCTGTGGAGGGCCTTGTATGGGGCCTTTGGACGGTGCTATCTGGCACTTGGACTGCTGAAGCTGGTGGGGACCATGTTGGGATTCTCAGGGCCCCTGTTGCTCTCCCTACTGgtgggcttcctggaagaggggcAGGAGCCACTAAGCCACGGCCTGCTCTATGCTCTGGGGCTAGCCGGTGGGGCTGTGCTGGGTGCTGTGCTGCAGAATCAGTATGGGTATGAGGTATATAAGGTAACACTTCAGGCACGGGGGGCTGTGCTGAACATCCTGTACTGCAAGGCTTTACAGCTGGGGCCCAGCCGCCCTCCTACTGGGGAGGCCCTGAACCTACTAGGCACTGACTCTGAACGGCTGCTTAACTTTGCTGGGAGCTTCCATGAAGCCTGGGGCCTGCCCCTGCAACTGGCCATCACCCTCTACCTGCTGTACCAGCAGGTAGGCGTGGCCTTCGTGGGTGGTCTCATCTTGGCACTGCTGCTGGTACCCGTCAACAAAGTGATTGCCACCCGCATCATGGCCAGCAACCAGGAAATGCTACAGCACAAGGATGCGCGGGTTAAGGTGAGCGGGTACTTGGGGTCCCTCAGCTATCTGGAGACCCCACCCAGCCCAGGTCCCCAGGTCTTCCCATGCACACTACCTGAGGGAGTGAGAGTGACCTCAAAGTTAAGAGCTGAGACTGGAGAAAggtagacctgggttcaaatcctggctctacacTTACTGGTTCAATCACTtcagacaagtcacttaacctatTTGGGCTTccccttcctcatctgtaaagtgagaataGTAGTAGCTTACCTTGTAGAGTTGTAAGGATCTCATGAGATAATGCTTAGTGTAGTGCCAGTCACAAAGTAAGCTCTGAATACATGTGGCCACCCTGGGAGGTAGGAAGTCATCTGTCTGGCTCCAAACAGGTCTTTAGGGCCAGAGCTGGGACCCAAGTCTCCAACCTCCTTATCTAGGGCACAGACCACCCCATGGCTGCATGTAGAGACCTAGGAGAACCTCAGCTGCCTCTTTGGGTAGGCTGAGGGGAAGGGAATAGGTCACTTTCCTGCCTGGGTCAACTCCAGGTGTTTAGGGTTTGGCTGAATCTGCAGAGCTCTGGGTTCTGCAGTGATTGTGGGTACCTTCACAAAGGGGATGGCAGTCCTGGGGGTTCATACAGCATAGTTGTCGACCCTTAGTGGAACAGCTCAGAGTGCTCCTGGAGGGAAGGGAGGTTGATAGATGGTTATGGCATGAGGCATTTTCCCCTACCTGTGACAGCTACAGACGAGGAGTTTTGGCCCTTGCCCATCTTCCCTGGGCCCATTAGCCTGTTTGACCCTGGGCTGTAGTGTGGCCTCTTATGCCTGTGTACTTCTACAGGAATAGTTTCTGTGCCACTCAAGCCGGGGGCCGGAACTGGGGGGCCAGCCCCCGAAGCCCACATCTTTTGGTTTTGGGAGATAGCCCTTTGTCCCTCATCTAATGGGAGGAGAGCTTTTACTCCACTGTGGTGACCTGGCTCCACCTTCCACCACTCCTCCTAGGAAGGTGGGGAATTCCCACTCCAAGCTGTCCCCAGCTGGAGCAAATGGAGAAGTAAGAGACTGGGAGGGGAAGCAACCCAGGGCTGAAAAGGATTTGAAGGGCAGGATTTCCAGAAAGTACTGAGGTGAGGAAGAAAACCAagactagggcagtgcagagtaTCTGGGAGCTTAGAGTACTGAACATTCTGCCAGCAGCCTGGGGAAGGCTTGGCAGGGAAGACACATGAGCAGTGCCTCCACTTCACGCCTCTCCCTTGTCTCCTTTCCCTAGCTTGTGACAGAGCTGCTGAGTGGCATTCGGGTCATCAAGTTCTGCGGGTGGGAGCAGGCACTGGGAGCCCGAGTAGAGGCCTGCCGGGCTCGAGAGCTGGGGCGACTCCGGGTCATCAAATACCTGGATGCGGCCTGTGTATACCTGTGGGCTGCCCTACCGGTTGTCATCTCCATCGTTATCTTCATCACCTATGTCCTCATGGGGCACCAGCTCACTGCCACCAAGGTGAGGACCAGGAAGGAAGGGGACCAGCATCAAGGAGACTTCAGCGAAGTGAAGACAGAGGCTTGGGCCCTCAGTGCTGgctgagaaggagggagggatccCTGACTGCCTCATCTCTCAACCAAGGGAAAACTGAAGAAACCTTTTTGTGGGGGCCTTGGATATATAACCCTCCCCTCTGTGAAGgagttcctttctttcctctcctctaccTTTCACTCCAGCTTCTATTCAGTTCCAGGCTTGGGGTTAGGTCTCTTCATCCTCGTTCTAATGgccttaggaaaaaaatgtatgatgCAATCCTGGGTCTAGCCAAGGCCAGGTGATGTTGCTActtggaaattctaaaaaaaagactcaaaatgAGCTAGGCCTGCCTAGTTAAAAAGATGCaaccttggccaggcgtggtggctcacacctgtaattccagcactttgggaggccaaggcaggcggatcacctgatgtcaggagttcgagaccagcctgaccaacatggtgaaaccttgtctctactaaaaatataaaaattaaccaggtgtggtgatgcatgcctgtgatcccagctactcaggaggctagggtaggagaatcacttgaaccctggaggtggaagttgcagtgagccgagattatgccactgcactccagcttaggtgacagagcaagactcgtcaagaaaaaaaaaaatgcaacctgAATCCCTTGAGGAACATTGGAATTTCTAGGATTCTTTAAGTGACCATCTCTGCCACATCTGATCCCAGGATTGGCCAGCCAGCCCTTCAGTTCTGTCATTGCCCAGTTCTTCCCTCCGTAGACCTGTCCACAGGGCTTCCCATAGAAACAGGCCCTTAGATAACTCCTGGGGCTTCACCCTGCACCCACCTCACTCAGGTGTTCACGGCCCTGGCACTGGTGCGAATGCTCATTCTTCCTCTCAACAACTTCCCTTGGGTGATCAATGGTCTCCTGGAGGCCAAAGTGTCCTTGGACCGGATCCAGCTTTTCCTCGACCTTCCAAACCACAACCCCCAGGCCTACTACAGCCCAGGTAATGGGAAGCTAGTGGGCAGAACCTGGCACAGGGTGAGGAGGGAAGTGGAGCCACTTGGGTGCTGCGCATAGATGTCACCAAGAGGGCTTAGAGAGAGCGGAATCCAAAACAGACTCATTTAGCTTTGGGCAGGTAGATATGGGGCTGGCAAGTGAATTACATGATTTACCCTCCCCAAACAGATTGTGGTAGATTAGGAGCCCAAATCAAGTGGCTTCTCTGTTCAGATCCCCCTGCAGAGCCATCTACAGTATTGGAGCTGCATGGAGCCTTGTTCTCCTGGGACCCAGTTGGAACCAGCCTGGAGACCTTCATCAGTCATCTCGAAGTGAAAAAGGTTTGTTGGACAGACACCCTGGGAGAGTCCTCAGACTAACGAGAGAGATGGGAACTCATGTCAGAGAAGCAGTGACCGAGCCAATCATAGCTGATGGCTCTGCAGCTCTAATTGCTGCAGGAGGGATAGGCATTTGGTGAGCAGGTTCTAATCATGAGGAGATGACACCTCACATCTGAATCTCAGAATAGTTGCACCTCTCTCTGGTCTTTAGGCAGCTTGTATCCATCCAGTCCAGACCAATGGGTGTGCTTGTCTCTCCATGTCCCTCAGAAGCTGCAGCATTCAGAACAGGCCCTGGGGTTTATGTAGCATCTCCCCCAGATTGGGGATCTGGGGGAGAGGCCCAGCAAGTGCTTCCaagaaatattttgcaaatggGGATCCTCTGTTTAGGCTGGTGAAAAGCAATCACACCCTGTGACTCATGCTACAGcatacaaagaacttaaaatgggGCATTCCTGGCAATAAGCCAACTCCTGTTCACCTCCTGTTCTGAGTTTTCACTCTCTCCTGACCTTTGTCCAACCCTGTGCCCCACAGCTCAACCCGGCATTCTCTGGTGGTGGCTGAATTGCCTCCACCACATTTGGCTCACGTTTCTGGCTTGGgctgtatgttttgtttttcctcttagtTCAGGCAAGACAAGGCTAGATTTGTACAAAGGAATTTTGCTAATGTGTTAGTTGGGGCTTTTTTGGGTATAAGTTACAGAAACACACTAGAGCTAGCTTAAGCAAACAAGAATTTATAATAAGGATGTAGAGATACATTGCAGAATCCAAAGGCAGGAACGCAGCTGGATCTTAGAAACAGCCCAGAACCAGGCCTCAACTCGCAGAGCTCTCTGCTTCTGTGTGCCTCTCTCCCTGTATTTGCCTGGTTCTCTTCTCTCTGTGGACACACCCTCCACTGAGCAGAAGATGTGACTACAGAGAATGCTCGAGTTTACAAGTTACAGCCAACAAGGAGAAGCTGCCTCTGGGACCTGATCCCAAATTCCCATGGAAAGGTCTCAGAAGTGGTGCCCACTTGTAGCTGGGTCAACCCTGGCTGGCAGGGTTGGGGCATCACAGGCAGATAGAGCTTCTGAGAGCCCAGTCCCTTCTAGAGAAGGaactaggacttttttttttttatatttttttgagcaGGGAGATAGCTCCATGAAcatatgaccaaaaaaaaaaaaaaaaaaaaaaaaggtaaacagaAAAATTTAAGCCACAGAAATAGGGATCTATGCAAAGCTCTGCTTTTTCCCCTGAGATATGGTAACTCTAGCCACAGGTCGACTTAGCCAACCCATCATCCAGGCCCTAAAGCCTGGAATTCTACCCTTCCCTCTCCCGTTCTGGAGTGCCTGTCTCAGAGTTTACCTTGGAAGTTCTTGGGTGGTTTCCTCCCATTCTCTCTGGCATGCTGCTCCCCTTCAGAGGCCCTTCACATAGACAGTGAAACTGATAGCCACTCTGAGTGGAGAAAAAAACACCCTACTTTTCTAGAGCCTGATTTGTTGATCAGCCTGTGAAGCGGAGAATTCTTTCCCTACAcactaaagaaagaagaaaagagaagcctCAGTGGGAGGACTGGCAGCCCAGAGTGTCAAGAGGGAGACCACTGCCACCTCTGTCCTGTCTCCTACCAATAGCAGATGCTTGTGTGGCTTCCTTGCAGGGTATGCTGGTGGGCATCGTGGGGAAGGTCGGCTGTGGGAAGAGCTCCCTGCTGGCTGCCATCGCTGGAGAGCTCCACAGGTAACCAACCTCCTATGCACCCCTGTCCTTACTTTGTCCTTTAGCAAACACTGAGCCCCTCTTATGTGTTGGACACCTTTTGGGGGTCAGGGGTACTAAGAAGAGCAACGCATGGTCCCTTTATTGGGAGAGTTTTCAATCTGGAAAGAAGGAGGTGGCCAAGAAAGCGAATCATTGTAATCATTACACCAGAGTGTTTTAAATGCTATAATAGTCAGCAAAGGAATGGAAACATCCAGTGTCAGCTATTCTTTCAGAAATGTGGCTGTGCAGAGAAGGGATCCAGAGAGGAGCATAGGTTTGAGGGAGGACCTTGTTTTCAGATGGGAACAAGTACAATGTGGTGGCCATACTCTCCACTGAGCTCCTGAACAGATGTAAGTACAACAGCTGCTTGGCTGTAGCCAAAGAgctatttcttcccttcttcGCCCAGAATGGGCTTCATTAGGACCCCTTGACCTCAGGAGCTGCCATCTCAGTCATGTGACATGAAGGGGGACCCTGTGTAGAAGACAGCAGCCTGGGGAGGCTTCTAGGAGTcaagggctgggcatggagggACCCAGAGGAGAGCTGGTCCTCATATTGCTCGCCTGGCTCTCTGCAGGCTGCGTGGGCATGTGGCAGTGCGGGGGCTGTCCAAGGGCTTTGGCCTGGCCACCCAGGAACCCTGGATCCAGTTTGCCACCATCCGAGACAACATCCTCTTTGGGAAGACATTTGATGCACAGCTGTACAAGGAGGTGCTAGAAGCCTGCGCCCTCAATGATGACCTCAGTGTGAGTGCCTGGCCTTGAAACCTCTTAGCTGCCTGTTTCTCCAGTGTCCCTGACACCTCAAACCAGGAGCTTTGCTTTTCTGGAAAGGGGTTGCTTCTACTCGGGCATCACTTATCTAGGAATGGCCATCGGACTGTGGTCCTCCCAGAGTGTCCAGCTGCCCCTTCTGATAGGGCCCAGTAGGGTGGTGACTGTGTGTTCTGCACAGTTGTGGGAAGAGCCCTAAGGCCTCTGGAGCTAGGGAGGGTTCCACCTGTGGGGCTTAGCTCTGCACAGCCTGGCTCCTTGTCCCCTTCTCCATACCCACTTCCCACTGGGAAGGCTTGGAAGAGTCAAAGTTTCATTTGGTTGCAGGTTACCCTAGGGAAACCTGCCAAGCTATTAGATTTCCCCTTGCCCCCAGTCCAGAGTACTATATTTATAGGAGAAGAGATTCCAGATTTCTCCCTTGACTTCCCACCCAACCCTGCTGTCCCCTTCAGAAATGTCACCACCACTACCCTACCCAGGTAAATGTGGAATGTCCCTGAAAAGGAGCACTTTTAACCTTGACCATGGGGCATTCTGTATCCAGCTgtcattctttttattacttttttaaaattgattaatttttttttttttgagacagggtcttttttctgtcccccaggctggaatgcagtggcgccatcttggctcactgcagcctctgcctcccgggctcaaatgatcctcccacctcagcccctcaagtggctgggactacaggagtgagccaccacacccagctaattttcgttttgttttgttttgttttgtgtttttgagacggagtctcactgtgttgccaggctggagtgcagtggcacaatctcggctcactgcaacctccgcctcctggattcaagcgattctcctgcctcagcctctcgagtagctgggactacagctgcgtgccaccatgcccagctaatttttgtatttctagtagaaacagggtttcaccatgttggccagaatggtctccatctcctgaccttgtgatctgcccaccttggcctcccaaggtgctgggattacaggcgtgagccaccgcgcctggcctactacCCTGTCTTTTTAACAGTCAAGGTAGTAAGATATCTTGGGCAGATTTTATGTAAAAGCTTTTATAGGTTTTTACTTTTtcgtgtgtgtgagacagagtcttgctctgtcgctcaggctggagtgcagtggaatgatctcggcttactgcaacctttgccgctcgggttcaagtaattctcttgcctcagcctcctgagtagctgggactacaggtgtaagctgccacgcctgcctaatttttgtatttttagtagagatggggtttcaccatgttgcccaggctggtctcgaactgttgggctcaagtgatccgcccgccttggcctcccaaagtgctgggattacaggcgtgagccactgtgcccggcccagctTTCGTAGGTTTTTAGAGAAGGAATGTACTACCTCTAAGGCTTCTTGTGGCCTCAGGAATGGGCT is part of the Homo sapiens chromosome 6, GRCh38.p14 Primary Assembly genome and encodes:
- the ABCC10 gene encoding ATP-binding cassette sub-family C member 10 isoform X9, which encodes MERLLAQLCGSSAAWPLPLWEGDTTGHCFTQLVLSALPHALLAVLSACYLGTPRSPDYILPCSPGWRLRLAASFLLSVFPLLDLLPVALPPGAGPGPIGLEVLAGCVAAVAWISHSLALWVLAHSPHGHSRGPLALALVALLPAPALVLTVLWHCQRGTLLPPLLPGPMARLCLLILQLAALLAYALGWAAPGGPREPWAQEPLLPEDQEPEVAEDGESWLSRFSYAWLAPLLARGACGELRQPQDICRLPHRLQPTYLARVFQAHWQEGARLWRALYGAFGRCYLALGLLKLVGTMLGFSGPLLLSLLVGFLEEGQEPLSHGLLYALGLAGGAVLGAVLQNQYGYEVYKVTLQARGAVLNILYCKALQLGPSRPPTGEALNLLGTDSERLLNFAGSFHEAWGLPLQLAITLYLLYQQVGVAFVGGLILALLLVPVNKVIATRIMASNQEMLQHKDARVKLVTELLSGIRVIKFCGWEQALGARVEACRARELGRLRVIKYLDAACVYLWAALPVVISIVIFITYVLMGHQLTATKVFTALALVRMLILPLNNFPWVINGLLEAKVSLDRIQLFLDLPNHNPQAYYSPDPPAEPSTVLELHGALFSWDPVGTSLETFISHLEVKKGMLVGIVGKVGCGKSSLLAAIAGELHRLRGHVAVRGLSKGFGLATQEPWIQFATIRDNILFGKTFDAQLYKEVLEACALNDDLSILPAGDQTEVGEKGVTLSGGQRARIALARAVYQEKELYLLDDPLAAVDADVANHLLHRCILGMLSYTTRLLCTHRTEYLERADAVLLMEAGRLIRAGPPSEILPLVQAVPKAWAENGQESDSATAQSVQNPEKTKEGLEEEQSTSGRLLQEESKKEGAVALHVYQAYWKAVGQGLALAILFSLLLMQATRNAADWWLSHWISQLKAENSSQEAQPSTSPASMGLFSPQLLLFSPGNLYIPVFPLPKAAPNGSSDIRFYLTVYATIAGVNSLCTLLRAVLFAAGTLQAAATLHRRLLHRVLMAPVTFFNATPTGRILNRFSSDVACADDSLPFILNILLANAAGLLGLLAVLGSGLPWLLLLLPPLSIMYYHVQRHYRASSRELRRLGSLTLSPLYSHLADTLAGLSVLRATGATYRFEEENLRLLELNQRCQFATSATMQWLDIRLQLMGAAVVSAIAGIALVQHQQGLANPGFPVRMYHDYHHHPRLELRRQSPGGTCPGGGGLGTRMSLLSCWSQSLPCFHPVPTTLPQPASVSHMPSLPASPGPPPALHLASCAPG
- the ABCC10 gene encoding ATP-binding cassette sub-family C member 10 isoform X10 — encoded protein: MERLLAQLCGSSAAWPLPLWEGDTTGHCFTQLVLSALPHALLAVLSACYLGTPRSPDYILPCSPGWRLRLAASFLLSVFPLLDLLPVALPPGAGPGPIGLEVLAGCVAAVAWISHSLALWVLAHSPHGHSRGPLALALVALLPAPALVLTVLWHCQRGTLLPPLLPGPMARLCLLILQLAALLAYALGWAAPGGPREPWAQEPLLPEDQEPEVAEDGESWLSRFSYAWLAPLLARGACGELRQPQDICRLPHRLQPTYLARVFQAHWQEGARLWRALYGAFGRCYLALGLLKLVGTMLGFSGPLLLSLLVGFLEEGQEPLSHGLLYALGLAGGAVLGAVLQNQYGYEVYKVTLQARGAVLNILYCKALQLGPSRPPTGEALNLLGTDSERLLNFAGSFHEAWGLPLQLAITLYLLYQQVGVAFVGGLILALLLVPVNKVIATRIMASNQEMLQHKDARVKLVTELLSGIRVIKFCGWEQALGARVEACRARELGRLRVIKYLDAACVYLWAALPVVISIVIFITYVLMGHQLTATKVFTALALVRMLILPLNNFPWVINGLLEAKVSLDRIQLFLDLPNHNPQAYYSPDPPAEPSTVLELHGALFSWDPVGTSLETFISHLEVKKGMLVGIVGKVGCGKSSLLAAIAGELHRLRGHVAVRGLSKGFGLATQEPWIQFATIRDNILFGKTFDAQLYKEVLEACALNDDLSILPAGDQTEVGEKGVTLSGGQRARIALARAVYQEKELYLLDDPLAAVDADVANHLLHRCILGMLSYTTRLLCTHRTEYLERADAVLLMEAGRLIRAGPPSEILPLVQAVPKAWAENGQESDSATAQSVQNPEKTKEGLEEEQSTSGRLLQEESKKEGAVALHVYQAYWKAVGQGLALAILFSLLLMQATRNAADWWLSHWISQLKAENSSQEAQPSTSPASMGLFSPQLLLFSPGNLYIPVFPLPKAAPNGSSDIRFYLTVYATIAGVNSLCTLLRAVLFAAGTLQAAATLHRRLLHRVLMAPVTFFNATPTGRILNRFSSDVACADDSLPFILNILLANAAGLLGLLAVLGSGLPWLLLLLPPLSIMYYHVQRHYRASSRELRRLGSLTLSPLYSHLADTLAGLSVLRATGATYRFEEENLRLLELNQRCQFATSATMQWLDIRLQLMGAAVVSAIAGIALVQHQQGLANPGLVGLSLSYALSLTGLLSGLVSSFTQTEAMLVSVERLEEYTCDLPQEPQGQPLQLP